One window of the Salvia miltiorrhiza cultivar Shanhuang (shh) chromosome 6, IMPLAD_Smil_shh, whole genome shotgun sequence genome contains the following:
- the LOC130990865 gene encoding uncharacterized protein LOC130990865 — MSPFRLLYGKRCHLPVEIEHKAYWAIKQINLSMSLAGETRKLQLSELEELRLEAYDNAVLYKERTKRIHDAKIRNKEFRVGQKVLLFNSRFKLMAGKLRSKWSGPFVIREIFSNGRVEVYDHNGIDTFVVNGHRLEPYHELVEVEKEKEECHLLDLVYE, encoded by the coding sequence ATGTCTCCTTTCAGGCTGCTCTATGGAAAAAGATGTCATCTACCTGTGGAGATTgaacataaggcgtactgggcaattaAGCAAATTAACCTCAGTATGAGCCTAGCTGGAGAAACGCGAAAGCTGCAGttgagtgagttggaagagcttcggttggaggcttacgacaatgcTGTGCTCTATAAGGAGCGAACCAAGagaatccatgatgccaagatcaggaatAAGGAATTCCGGGTGGGACAAAAAGTCTTACTTTTCAATTCTCGTTTCAAACTGATGGCCGGGAAGCTTCGTTCAAAATGGTCAGGACCATTTGTGATTAGAGAAATCTTTTCAAATGGAAGAGTAGAGGTGTACGATCACAATGGAATTGATACattcgtggtgaatgggcatcgCTTGGAACCCTACCATGAACTTGTTGAAGTagagaaagagaaggaggaATGTCACCTTCTCGACCTTGTGTACGAGTAA